The Nocardioides sp. cx-173 genome segment GGCGCAGCCGGCGCTTGACGCGGTTGCGCACCACGCTGTTGCCCACGGCCTTGCTGACCACGAAGCCGACCCGCAGGTCAGGGGAGTCCAGACCCGCCAGGTGCACCACCAGGGTGCGCGAGGACGACCGCCGTCCCGTGCGGGACGTGCGGCGGAAGGTCTCGGCGTCGGTCAGCCGGTGTGCCGAAGGCAGCACAGGGTCGCGGGGGTGCGTCTGGCCAGCTCGGCCGGGGACGCAGTGCCTCAGACGGCCAGTTCCTTGCGGCCCTTGCGACGACGCTGGGACAGGATGGCGCGACCGGCACGGGTGCGCAT includes the following:
- the rnpA gene encoding ribonuclease P protein component → MLPSAHRLTDAETFRRTSRTGRRSSSRTLVVHLAGLDSPDLRVGFVVSKAVGNSVVRNRVKRRLRHLVRDRLSALPASGALVVRALPAAGGASSEELGADLDRCLGRVQPRDAA
- the rpmH gene encoding 50S ribosomal protein L34, with protein sequence MSKRTYQPNNRRRHKVHGFRLRMRTRAGRAILSQRRRKGRKELAV